A genomic segment from Sulfuritalea hydrogenivorans sk43H encodes:
- a CDS encoding ORF6N domain-containing protein, with product MPKLTPKPENLAPLVLVIRGEKVLLDADLAELYGVGTKVLNQAVKRNLERFPVDFMFQLTAEEWAQMRSQSVTSSTKASPARPQPATASRRKISAVPYVFTEQGIAMLSSVLRSPRAVEVNIAIMRTFVQLRRLMDSNRDLARKIEAMEMRYDEQFSTIFDAIKQLIADDQARKAKPKRAIGFL from the coding sequence ATGCCCAAGCTCACTCCCAAACCTGAAAATCTTGCTCCGCTCGTTCTGGTGATTCGTGGCGAGAAAGTACTTCTGGATGCTGACCTCGCGGAACTTTATGGTGTGGGCACAAAAGTTCTCAACCAGGCAGTAAAGAGAAATCTGGAGCGGTTTCCGGTAGATTTCATGTTCCAGCTTACGGCCGAGGAATGGGCGCAGATGAGGTCACAATCTGTGACCTCATCCACCAAGGCCAGCCCCGCGAGGCCCCAACCCGCGACCGCATCGCGGCGCAAGATCAGTGCTGTGCCTTACGTCTTCACCGAGCAAGGGATTGCCATGCTCTCCAGCGTGTTGCGCTCGCCGCGTGCGGTTGAAGTGAACATCGCCATCATGCGCACCTTCGTCCAGTTGCGCCGGCTGATGGACTCGAATCGCGACCTCGCCCGCAAGATCGAGGCCATGGAAATGCGATACGACGAGCAGTTCTCGACGATCTTCGATGCCATCAAGCAATTGATCGCGGACGATCAGGCACGCAAGGCCAAACCCAAGCGCGCCATTGGTTTCCTCTGA
- the rmuC gene encoding DNA recombination protein RmuC: MEIGIALVVGLLIGGGLVAVVLAARLKEAQARLAAQEGELAALRGRESALAVRCATLQTELEKDQALFAERQATLEAARDSFADAFKVISADALAKNNQSFLELARATLEAQQAAALASAKTDLDKRQLAIGELVAPVKTSLEKFEQQIQGIEKSRVDAYATLTEQVRAMAEAQGALRMETGNLVKALRAPQTRGRWGELQLKRVVEMAGMLDHCDFFEQESTTTEDGRLRPDMIVKLPGGRNIVVDAKAPLAAYLEALEASDEEEKKRKLFDHARQVRDHLKKLGQKAYWEQFQPSPDFVVLFLPGEMFYSAALEADPSLIEAGVDARVILATPTTLIALLRAVAYGWTQQALTENAERISLLGRELYERIATVTEHWGRVGRNLGEAVGAYNKSVASMETRVLVSARKFRDLKVAGEDKEIADLNPVEALPRDVQAPELLTRDDRLIP; this comes from the coding sequence ATGGAAATCGGCATTGCATTGGTGGTTGGACTCCTGATCGGCGGCGGACTGGTCGCCGTGGTTCTCGCCGCGCGTCTGAAGGAAGCGCAGGCGCGGCTGGCGGCGCAGGAAGGCGAACTGGCGGCCTTGCGTGGCCGGGAGTCGGCGCTGGCGGTACGGTGCGCCACGCTGCAAACCGAACTGGAAAAGGACCAGGCGCTGTTCGCCGAACGCCAGGCCACGCTCGAAGCCGCGCGCGACAGCTTCGCCGACGCCTTCAAGGTGATCTCCGCCGACGCGCTGGCGAAGAACAACCAGTCCTTCCTCGAACTCGCGCGCGCTACGCTGGAGGCGCAGCAGGCGGCGGCGCTGGCATCGGCGAAGACCGATCTCGACAAGCGGCAGCTCGCCATCGGCGAACTGGTGGCGCCGGTCAAGACTTCGCTGGAGAAATTCGAGCAGCAGATCCAGGGCATCGAGAAATCGCGGGTCGATGCCTACGCCACGCTGACCGAACAGGTGCGCGCCATGGCCGAGGCGCAGGGCGCCCTGCGCATGGAGACCGGCAACCTGGTCAAGGCCCTGCGTGCGCCGCAGACGCGCGGCCGCTGGGGCGAGCTGCAGCTCAAGCGCGTGGTCGAAATGGCCGGCATGCTCGACCACTGCGACTTCTTCGAACAGGAAAGCACCACCACCGAAGACGGCCGCCTGCGCCCCGACATGATCGTCAAGCTGCCCGGCGGCAGGAACATCGTGGTCGACGCCAAGGCGCCGCTGGCCGCCTACCTCGAAGCGCTGGAAGCGAGCGACGAGGAAGAGAAGAAGCGCAAGCTGTTCGACCATGCGCGGCAGGTGCGCGACCATCTGAAAAAGCTCGGCCAGAAGGCCTACTGGGAGCAGTTCCAGCCTTCGCCCGATTTCGTCGTGCTGTTCCTGCCCGGCGAAATGTTCTATTCGGCGGCGCTGGAAGCCGACCCCTCGCTGATCGAGGCCGGGGTCGATGCGCGCGTCATCCTCGCCACGCCGACCACACTGATCGCGCTGCTGCGCGCCGTCGCCTATGGCTGGACGCAGCAGGCGCTGACCGAGAACGCCGAGCGCATCAGCCTGCTCGGGCGGGAGCTGTACGAGCGCATCGCCACGGTGACCGAGCACTGGGGCCGCGTCGGCAGGAACCTCGGCGAGGCGGTCGGCGCCTACAACAAGTCGGTGGCCTCGATGGAGACGCGCGTCCTCGTCTCCGCCCGCAAGTTCCGCGACCTCAAGGTGGCCGGCGAGGACAAGGAAATCGCCGACCTGAATCCGGTCGAGGCGCTGCCGCGCGACGTGCAGGCGCCCGAATTGCTGACTAGGGACGACAGGCTCATCCCATGA
- a CDS encoding RNA-binding S4 domain-containing protein — protein sequence MSEAGEHGRQRIDKWLWAARFFKTRSLAAAAVDGGKVKWNGQQVKPARELQPGDELEIVAGEVRWTVIVQGLNAQRRPAAEARLLYEETADSTARRARQQELRRLAPMPGADLKGRPTKKAGRLIRGFNE from the coding sequence ATGAGTGAGGCTGGCGAACACGGACGCCAGCGCATCGACAAGTGGCTCTGGGCCGCGCGCTTCTTCAAGACGCGCAGCCTGGCCGCGGCGGCGGTCGATGGCGGCAAGGTCAAGTGGAACGGCCAGCAGGTCAAGCCGGCGCGCGAACTGCAGCCGGGCGACGAACTCGAAATTGTCGCCGGCGAAGTGCGCTGGACGGTTATCGTGCAGGGCCTCAATGCGCAGCGCCGCCCGGCGGCCGAAGCCCGCCTGCTCTATGAAGAGACCGCCGACAGCACGGCCCGGCGCGCCCGGCAGCAGGAGCTTCGCCGCCTGGCGCCGATGCCCGGCGCCGACCTGAAAGGCCGGCCGACCAAGAAGGCGGGGCGGCTGATTCGCGGCTTCAACGAGTAA